One genomic segment of Vibrio penaeicida includes these proteins:
- a CDS encoding TIM-barrel domain-containing protein, whose product MNKKVDENDLFIKNKEDNKSLSVNTDNLSKIEGKYEPSDKFEFKTVEEFFEDDGQIQTYRDWSTLGFVLGCNQPTDNSIELKFETDESTPCAILISFPTPTVFRLRFHPLAENAEFYPKANSRSIVMDSEQQLCSSFSSPALEIEETGIDFTVFVKDSATNIATMKLVIKKNPYQLSVYKFDGSDYILAHQDAFNSIYYRKRVKYSDDLGEKLEYSIIQAKEMPEKAKYIGFGEKGGENFIRNGSRLTYFNFDNMRYRQIYNNGPKDIREPLYDSNPFFLETNRYDDKKVVYGIFVDNLSETFFDLGSYNYNREYLFGSIYGDLDYYFYLGEDTQDVLKQYYNFVGKTRLKPRHSLGNQQGCYGYMNKYDLEDVTNGYRGNSIPLDGLHVDVDVQFNHCTFTMNEDSFPADTFDTLAGRGIKCSTNITPVVSYVNFDYKTFESGAKNGLFISADQINGGSSNSEASEIFYQGGVYYGGERGTFGHYPDFARKEVRQWWGQQYRLLYSRGLEMVWQDMTTPAIPDPSEQENTYIYAPCADDYWRIPDKITGDSRSLPFEQLVSDNSLKKYEGESSKAKQRLAKGDRAPAASIRNLYSYNLHKATYHGLNTLWLINPYSFTTVGENGITVEESQNIINALVKDKKLELIDASHQLYKVLTPSKAKLALPKSLKQYEAEVQAILEQSLTIEARRANKRNFIVGRGGFTGMHRFAALWTGDNASEWDFLQINISQVLALGMAGQSMSGQDIGGFEPANGTAQEWADPELFSRWIGAGAFLPWFRNHYSRKGTKKFQEPYKFQDVIDQVSPSEKYLYEAVLPISQYYVQLRYRLMQVFYDGLFKNTLDGLPIVKPLIVSDGHDNALYNDKAGYLNNEFMVGDSLLIAPVLKKENTGANGYRDIYVPSGSRWYSFKNNTQPLSAAVEGGTEIIGYNAQISASPDKVPFVVPIYVREGAILPTIELEQYVGELNKSHQMNPVTLNIYPGKETEYIMFNDDGESRSSAPKGLVEQGADPLANSEFRKTRIHHHFVNDKQRDISLAWLHNNYAPLEDHYYVAIQDDPDYPTEPLSSIKLVSANISPSVDEHIEFINVGSDEANAEALANSQTNAWYYNHSIRTSFVKVFFDPSLQTLTPVASDVHQDAYSLADAPNYTLQVTYK is encoded by the coding sequence ATGAATAAAAAAGTAGATGAGAACGATCTATTTATAAAAAATAAAGAAGATAATAAATCGTTATCGGTTAACACGGATAATCTGTCAAAAATTGAAGGGAAGTATGAGCCTTCCGATAAGTTTGAATTTAAAACTGTTGAAGAGTTCTTTGAAGATGATGGGCAGATTCAAACCTATCGAGATTGGTCTACACTCGGCTTCGTTTTAGGCTGTAACCAGCCAACGGACAACAGCATCGAGCTTAAGTTTGAAACCGATGAAAGCACTCCTTGTGCCATTCTAATTAGCTTCCCGACCCCGACAGTATTCAGGTTAAGGTTCCACCCACTAGCAGAGAACGCCGAGTTTTACCCTAAAGCAAACTCCAGATCCATCGTTATGGATAGTGAGCAACAACTGTGCAGCAGTTTTTCTTCACCTGCTTTAGAGATTGAAGAGACAGGCATAGATTTCACGGTGTTCGTTAAGGATTCTGCAACAAACATCGCAACCATGAAACTGGTTATCAAGAAAAATCCATATCAGCTTTCGGTCTATAAGTTTGATGGAAGCGATTATATTCTGGCACACCAAGATGCATTCAACTCTATTTACTATCGCAAGAGAGTAAAATACTCAGATGATCTTGGCGAGAAATTAGAATACTCAATTATTCAAGCGAAGGAAATGCCAGAAAAGGCGAAATATATTGGGTTTGGTGAAAAGGGAGGCGAAAACTTCATTAGAAACGGAAGTAGGCTAACGTATTTTAATTTTGATAATATGCGTTATAGACAAATATATAATAATGGACCAAAGGATATACGAGAACCATTATACGATTCCAATCCATTTTTCCTTGAAACAAATCGCTATGATGACAAAAAAGTCGTTTATGGAATATTTGTCGATAATTTATCAGAAACGTTCTTTGATTTGGGTAGCTACAACTACAACAGAGAATACCTGTTTGGTAGTATTTACGGCGACCTAGACTACTACTTCTATCTTGGTGAAGATACGCAAGATGTACTGAAACAGTATTATAATTTTGTAGGTAAAACGCGCTTAAAACCTCGCCACAGCTTGGGTAACCAGCAAGGGTGTTACGGTTACATGAACAAATACGACCTCGAAGATGTGACCAATGGCTACCGTGGAAACAGCATTCCACTTGATGGGTTACACGTCGACGTCGATGTTCAATTTAACCATTGTACGTTTACCATGAACGAAGATTCCTTCCCTGCTGATACATTTGATACCCTTGCTGGTCGCGGCATCAAATGCAGCACAAACATTACTCCAGTCGTCAGTTACGTCAACTTCGACTACAAAACCTTTGAAAGTGGCGCCAAAAACGGGCTGTTTATCTCTGCCGACCAAATCAACGGCGGAAGCTCAAACTCTGAAGCAAGCGAAATTTTCTATCAAGGCGGTGTTTACTACGGTGGTGAGCGAGGAACATTTGGTCACTACCCAGATTTTGCACGTAAAGAAGTACGCCAATGGTGGGGTCAACAGTACCGCCTACTCTACTCCCGTGGATTAGAAATGGTTTGGCAAGACATGACCACGCCAGCAATCCCCGACCCGAGTGAACAAGAAAACACATACATCTACGCACCATGCGCTGATGATTACTGGCGTATTCCAGACAAAATTACGGGCGACAGCCGTTCGTTACCTTTCGAGCAGCTCGTCTCCGATAACTCGTTGAAGAAATACGAAGGTGAATCCAGCAAAGCCAAGCAAAGACTGGCGAAAGGTGACCGAGCCCCAGCTGCATCGATCAGAAACTTGTACTCTTACAACCTCCACAAAGCGACTTACCATGGTTTGAATACGCTATGGCTAATCAACCCATATAGCTTTACCACGGTTGGTGAAAACGGGATAACTGTAGAGGAATCGCAAAACATCATTAACGCGCTTGTGAAAGATAAGAAACTAGAACTTATTGATGCAAGCCACCAGCTGTATAAAGTGCTTACTCCATCCAAAGCTAAGCTCGCACTTCCTAAGTCGCTCAAGCAGTACGAAGCTGAAGTCCAAGCCATTCTCGAGCAATCTCTGACCATCGAAGCCAGACGTGCCAACAAGCGTAACTTCATCGTTGGTCGTGGTGGGTTTACAGGCATGCACCGTTTTGCGGCGCTTTGGACTGGTGATAACGCGTCTGAATGGGACTTCCTGCAAATCAATATTTCGCAGGTTCTCGCATTGGGCATGGCGGGTCAAAGTATGTCTGGTCAGGACATTGGTGGATTTGAGCCTGCAAACGGCACTGCACAAGAGTGGGCGGATCCGGAACTGTTCAGCCGCTGGATTGGCGCAGGTGCATTCCTACCTTGGTTTAGAAACCATTACTCGCGTAAAGGCACCAAGAAATTCCAAGAACCGTACAAATTCCAAGACGTTATCGATCAGGTAAGCCCAAGCGAAAAATACCTTTATGAGGCTGTACTGCCTATATCGCAGTACTACGTTCAATTGCGTTACCGCTTGATGCAGGTGTTCTACGATGGTTTGTTCAAAAATACATTGGACGGTTTACCCATTGTGAAGCCCCTTATCGTATCCGATGGGCATGACAACGCGCTATACAACGACAAAGCAGGATACCTCAACAACGAATTCATGGTTGGGGACAGCTTGTTAATTGCACCGGTCCTTAAAAAGGAAAACACAGGTGCGAATGGCTATCGTGATATCTATGTACCAAGTGGCAGCCGTTGGTATTCATTCAAAAACAATACTCAGCCGTTGTCGGCAGCCGTTGAAGGCGGAACCGAGATCATCGGTTACAACGCTCAAATCAGTGCATCGCCAGACAAAGTACCTTTCGTTGTGCCTATCTATGTTCGCGAAGGGGCTATTCTACCAACCATTGAACTTGAGCAATATGTTGGCGAACTGAACAAAAGCCATCAGATGAACCCAGTTACGTTAAACATCTATCCGGGTAAAGAAACGGAATACATCATGTTTAATGATGATGGGGAAAGCCGTTCGTCCGCTCCGAAAGGTCTGGTCGAGCAAGGTGCGGATCCGCTGGCCAACAGTGAGTTCAGAAAAACACGTATCCACCATCATTTTGTTAACGATAAGCAGCGTGACATCAGCCTAGCATGGTTGCACAACAACTATGCTCCACTGGAAGATCACTACTACGTCGCTATTCAAGATGATCCGGACTACCCAACCGAGCCACTATCTTCCATCAAATTGGTGTCTGCGAACATATCACCTTCCGTGGATGAACACATTGAATTCATCAACGTTGGATCGGACGAAGCAAACGCAGAAGCGCTTGCAAACAGCCAAACAAACGCTTGGTACTACAACCACAGCATTCGTACATCGTTTGTGAAAGTGTTCTTTGATCCTTCACTTCAAACGCTTACGCCTGTGGCAAGTGACGTTCACCAAGATGCTTACAGCCTAGCAGATGCGCCTAACTACACATTGCAGGTCACGTATAAGTAA